atgtttttttacgatatttgattgatataTTGCTTACTCGCTTTTGAGCCCCCCACTAAGAAATAGCAGCTGGTAAAATTTTGTAGCCTAAGAGATGGGACGAACACGCCGCCTACTTTTATGGAGTGCCTCCGGGCCCTGAATCGTCTGCTAGAATCTATGAACTTGAAGCAGGTAAATGCATACATGAAACCCTTGCAAGGATTTCCAAGGATTCCGAACCCCACCCATAGCttgaatgggggggggggggggggggtgaataggggtatgcaAATCTGCCGTTCCGCTACATTTttggggcaaatccgtggatccgcagaatttttttagatccgcatggtttgacagataaacaatagcatcgttTGAAACtaaaaatccgaaattcgaccgtcaaagcagtcaaaatccgaaatccgctcCCGAATTGTCATGAGTAATCCGTAAGCGtttcggggccgaatccgccgatccgccaACCTATtcacttcccccccccccccccccccccccttccccttgaATTGACTAGTCATAGTAAGGTTGGACTGGACCCAGTCCTATGGTTTTGCACGGCAGCGTATGAACAACTTCTGATACATTCCTTAAAAGCTCACATGCTTTACTTCTTCTACAGCTTTTTGCCGTGTATGGTGAGCCCTTCTAAAGGTGAGGAACTCGCtgcacgcttgggaaccgtttATCGAGAGAGCAGTGGGTACACTGGGGAGGGAATCAGAGAAGTTGTCGGAACAGCAGTACGACTTGCTGTTCAACATCGTCTGCAGACACAGACGAACAAAAAACGATTTAGAATGTTTAGACGGTCTCCATCGAAACTTTGTAACCATCATCCAGAGCCGCCTCTTCTTCCTGTTCCTGGTAAGTTCTCAGTCGTTGTGAGATTTTTCGTTGCTTCACAATTCTGTTAGTATTGGAAATAGACATCATTGATTCCACCATGTACGGTTTTATTCGTCATCCCCCGGAAGAGCGTCGAAACGAAGACCAGCAATTTCAGTGATTTGTCGTTTTTTCCTACACGATTATATTAGTTTTTTACCTTAAACAGGACAAGCATGTTAACGACCGTAGTTCGCTGGGAAATCGAAAACCTATGCTTTTGTATCTCTTGAGGCTTCAGAACGTAGACTACAGTAGAAGGCTTTTTTTCGCCGATTTCCGTAAAAGCAAATTCGATTTGAAATACGTACAAATTCGGCCGCACAAACTTCTTGATTTGCACTCAGATTTTTTGAGATGGATGATTCTTTTCTTGAGTCACGCTCTCAGTGAAACGAACGTGAAACGTCGTTCGCCCACTGCCTGTTTAGAGGGATTCCCCAAGGGTCATAGCTGGGTCAAATTCTGTTCTCGATATGGTTAATGACTTTTCGTGTTACTTTTCTATAATAGCTGCATGTTTACCAGTAGTtctctgttgtttttcttttttttttcagtaccAGCGCCAGAAATTAAAGTCGAGGACTCCAAGTTTGCTGAGGACATGAAATGTATGTTGGACAGATCTACTTGCTACGACGTGTCATTTCGCTTTGGTTCTAACCTACCACTTTTACAAGCGCACAGATTTGTGCTTTCAATCGGCAGCGAGTGGTTTCGAGACTTCTTCGAGAATCAAGACCACCTTCATAAAAACCAAACACATCGGACTATTGATATACACTCTTCTACCCACGAAACACAGGAAATATCGGAGAGCCTACGTTTACATACTTCGCCCATTTATGCCCAGCCTAGATCATTCACTCACTTGATACGATTTTTGTACCTCGGACAATTCGACGTTTTTGATAAAGGCTTGGTCTCTGAGGTATTATCAACCCTAAACTGTGTGCACATAGCTGAGCTGAAAGAGATATGCACGAATATACTTAATAATGAAGACTTTATGAACAAAGACGTTATTGAGAGCTTTATTGAAAAGAAATCAAAGATAGCAAAGGAAGTATTTCTGAACAGACCTTTGATGTCCGATGTTGTGTTCAGAGTGGAAGGGCTTCAAGTGCATGCGCACAAGGCTATCATCATGGCACGCTCCGAGGTTATGGCGGCCATGTTTGGTGGCAGCTTCGCCGAAAGCTCAAACGAAGAGGTACGTAAAGGCAGAGAAGggagaagggaggggaggtgcTTGAATCAGGAATAAATATATCAGTTTAGGGCGGtgtaaggggggaggggggaaacGCTATTCTTGAGTACTAGCAGGGGACAAACGTTATCGTTTTACATCCTTTCACATGTCCTTTGTACAATTCTAAATTTATGCAttaccccctctcccctcccgcTAGCTAATATCCTGATTTTTCGCTCATTTTGAAATTATTTACGGGCTGCCTAAATTGTCAGCTGTAAAAAAGGTTCAA
The sequence above is a segment of the Nematostella vectensis chromosome 2, jaNemVect1.1, whole genome shotgun sequence genome. Coding sequences within it:
- the LOC5514052 gene encoding rho-related BTB domain-containing protein 1, whose amino-acid sequence is MNAINTRRLKLKVVGDTNVGKTCILYRWFLESQSPQDVYTVMPKSIPPVQESFYTNFSYDRVNYIVTYWDTCTLARTEELDLSKLRPLEYRDTDVFIICFDITNPTSFQNVSTVWVPELKHYMPETPVLVVGNKKDMRTNTSFLPCMVSPSKGEELAARLGTVYRESSGYTGEGIREVVGTAVRLAVQHRLQTQTNKKRFRMFRRSPSKLCNHHPEPPLLPVPVPAPEIKVEDSKFAEDMKCMLDRSTCYDVSFRFGSNLPLLQAHRFVLSIGSEWFRDFFENQDHLHKNQTHRTIDIHSSTHETQEISESLRLHTSPIYAQPRSFTHLIRFLYLGQFDVFDKGLVSEVLSTLNCVHIAELKEICTNILNNEDFMNKDVIESFIEKKSKIAKEVFLNRPLMSDVVFRVEGLQVHAHKAIIMARSEVMAAMFGGSFAESSNEEIKLKDTPLKAFIGLLEYLYTDKLSPHESLGEDKQLLTLADRFCLNRMRSLCERRISEHLIARVKKQMSVDTETCEEVIDAYLLSQALNADQLHRSCAYIMKTNYADFEFKEVLSQLKPADIQHLTEHRWPPLSFFRQLEEYKKKTGRH